Proteins co-encoded in one Centropristis striata isolate RG_2023a ecotype Rhode Island chromosome 24, C.striata_1.0, whole genome shotgun sequence genomic window:
- the cd247 gene encoding T-cell surface glycoprotein CD3 zeta chain, protein MELQIWTCVLLVLAALCPPAEAATQVYDPQLCYILDGFLGLYGLIITGMFIKEKFFTTKVKEENIYSDLRGQEEAPYAPLMKGHPEDGRGRNRRAKDDTYTGLNPRTEEAYKELPVRERQKKGEQVYQGLSTASRDTYDSLQMQPLPPR, encoded by the exons ATGGAGCTGCAGATATGGACGTGTGTCCTGCTGGTCCTCGCTGCTCTGTGTCCCCCGGCAG AGGCGGCGACGCAAGTGTATGACCCTCAACTGTGTTACATCCTTGACGGTTTCCTTGGTCTGTACGGTCTTATCATCACCGGGATGTTCATCAAGGAGAag ttcTTCACAACCAAAGTGAAGGAGGAGAACATCTACAGC GATCTGCGCGGTCAGGAGGAGGCGCCTTACGCCCCGCTGATGAAAGGACATCCTGAAGACGGAAGAGGAAGA AACCGCAGGGCGAAGGACGATACGTACACg GGCTTGAACCCGCGTACGGAGGAAGCATACAAGGAACTTCCTGTAAGAGag cgTCAGAAAAAGGGCGAGCAGGTCTACCAG GGTCTGAGCACGGCCAGCAGAGACACCTACGACTCGCTGCAGATGCAGCCGCTTCCTCCTCGCTAA
- the dnajc27 gene encoding dnaJ homolog subfamily C member 27, whose product METNAPKRRDNKKSLRVKVISLGNAEVGKSCIIKRYCEKRFVPKYLATIGIDYGVTKVQVRDREIKVNIFDMAGHPFFYEVRNEFYKDSQGVLLVYDVGLRESFDALDSWLGEMKQEMGSQANMDSIVFVVCANKVDLTKRRVVDEGEGRLWAESRGFHYFETSAQSGEGINEMFQAFFSSITDMCENGGKRPVSEVSVGFTKEQADTIRRIRNSKDSWDMLGVKPGATREEVNKAYRKLAVLLHPDKCVAPGSEDAFKAVVNARTSLLKNIK is encoded by the exons ATGGAAACAAACGCACCGAAACGACGAGATAATAAGAAATCACTGCGTGTGAAAGTGATCAGCCTCGGAAATGCGGAGGTCGGGAAG AGCTGCATTATTAAACGCTACTGTGAGAAGAGGTTTGTTCCCAAGTATTTGGCCACGATTGGCATCGACTATGGTGTCACAAA AGTGCAGGTTCGCGACAGAGAAATCAAAGTAAACATCTTTGACATGGCCGGCCATCCTTTCTTCTATGAG GTGCGTAATGAGTTCTATAAAGACAGTCAGGGCGTGCTGCTGGTTTACGACGTGGGCCTCAGGGAGAGTTTTGACGCCCTTGACAGCTGGCTCGGCGAGATGAAACAGGAAATGGGCTCTCAGGCCAACATGGACAGCATTGTGTTTGTAGTTTGCGCCAACAAG GTGGATCTTACGAAGCGGCGTGTGGTGGACGAGGGCGAGGGCCGCCTGTGGGCGGAGTCAAGAGGGTTTCATTACTTCGAAACATCGGCACAGAGCGGCGAGGGCATCAACGAGATGTTTcag GCGTTCTTCTCATCCATCACCGACATGTGTGAGAACGGCGGGAAGCGCCCGGTGTCCGAGGTCAGCGTCGGCTTCACCAAAGAGCAGGCGGACACCATCCGACGCATCCGGAACAGCAAAGACTCCTGGGATATGCTGGGCGTTAAACCTGGTGCCACACG GGAGGAGGTAAACAAGGCGTACAGGAAGTTGGCGGTCCTTCTGCACCCAGATAAATGCGTGGCTCCTGGCAGCGAGGACGCTTTTAAGGCGGTGGTGAACGCTCGCACCTCACTGCTGAAGAACATTAAATAA